GTTTATATGTCGGGCTTTCTAATTCTTTTATGTCAAAACATGAAATCAACACCAAGTTATCAGTTTTACCTTCAATCATTTTATTGTAAAAGGTCTCTAAAACGTTACGCTacgttttcaaatattttgataGGATATATATGGCTATAAGCAAAATTTAGAATACTTGTGAACAGACTGCTACTGTTTAAGTCAATACTCCCATATGTACACTACACACAATCTGCTGATTATTACAAGCGAGAGGTTATCAAATCGAAAAGACTTATCTAAAGCAGGTAAATATAATGATTTTAAAACATGTTAAGATTCTATACTCCTATGATTACCAACATTTATAAAGAACATGTAAAATTAAAAAGAGTAATAAATGCCAAAGTACTGAACTATACTGTACATACGAAACCTACATCGGTCCGGTCCGGCACATATGCTATAATCTTCGCAAGCTCACTGGGACATGTCTGCCTCTCATGTATAATTCCTTAACACGGAGTAGTTCTCGGGCCCAGATACTGATTAAGACAACAATTAACACCAAAGAAGGGGTCTTCCACCCTACAGCTTTTCACGTTTCAAGAGGACAAAGTTGCATGCTCTACATCTGTTGCCTATATAAgcttcaaaatgaaaaaaaaagcaagctgGTTACCCCCTCACCACCCTCTCAAATCTCTCCATggcctggaggtcaagggactatgTAGGTAGGTAAAGCTGTAggctgtacatttgtcacatttgtggattcagtttgtttcttatttctttAGTAAACATATGAAAAGTACTctactcacacactcactatgAAAAGTAGTCAAATAACTCACTCATCCTCGTCGCATACCAGTCTTCCTGTTTACTAGGTAGTAACACTGATAACAGTTGAATGACTTCTGTGGGTTCatatatgcttgttttttttttaaagacatttttcaGTTGTACTGTTCCAACACACTCCACACACCTAGGTCTCCTTACTGGTGTGGTTTCTTACATGTCGGTGTAAGGTCTAAGGAGAATTCCTTTGCATCaaaatagtcacactggtcaaattttcagtatttttctcctgtatgtgttttcatgtgtcggTATAAGGTAGATCTTTGAGCCgccctgaacccacactccccacacatgtagggcttctcaccggtatgtctTGATTGATGGTCGAtcaaatattgtttatgtgctgtggaatagtcacactgatcgcAGAGGTAAGgtctttcccctgtgtgggttttcatgtgtcgggataaggtagacctgtcagctgccctgtacccacactcgtcacaaatgtagggtttctcaccggtgtgttttctttggtgCTGGTCTAAAGTGTATTtttctgctgcagaatagtcacactggtcacacctgtagggtttctctcctgtgtgggttctcatgtgtcgggataagtgagaTTTCTGAGtcgtcctgaacccacactccccacacatgaagggtttctcaccggtgtgttttactagATGTTTGTCTAAAGCAGATTTATCTGCAGCTGAATAGTCGCAgtggtcacacctgtagggtttttctcctgtgtgacttctcatgtgttgggataagtgagactttcgagccgccctgtacccacattccccacacatgaagggtttctcaccggtgtgttttgctttaTGTTCTTCCAAAGCGGAtctccgtgcagcagaatagtcacactggtcacacttgtagggcttttcccctgaatgggttctcatatgtcgggataagtcagaccTGTAAgcagtcctgtacccacactccccacacatgtagggtttctcaccagtgtgctttgctgcTATATGCCGGTCTAAATTGCTTTTATGTGATGTAGAaaagtcacattggtcacacttgtagggtttttctcctgtgtgggttctcatgtgatAGGCTAAGGTACACTTAtgagttgccctgtacccacactccgcacatatgtagggtttatcattatcaccagtgtgcattgctgtatgtctgtctatatggactttctgtgcagcagaaaagtcacactgatcacacttgtatggcctttctcctgtgtggattATCATGTGTTTGGTTAAGTCCGACATTtgaactgtcctgtacccacactccccacacatgaagggtttttcagcAGTGTGTTTAACCACACGACTTCCCATATCACCtttgctctcctgtacctgtgaggttgatgtgttgtcaggttggggaaagttcacatcacacgtttcctgctgcaggcccatgtctgttgtctgggtctccctgctgtcactctccttcccagggtgttctgTGGACttactctccttcccagggtgttctgTGGGCttactctccttcccagggtctCCAGCACACTGGTCTCCGCAGAAACGTTCAAGactggaatcttccatttctgtGAGAGGGGGTATGGATTGTGTAACAACTTATTTCCTCTGGCAAAGTAAAACAGTATAATTCTCAACGATTAGAGATGCCGACTTTCATGACCCCAAATGACTTCCAGGGGAAAACCAATaatttatatactgtaaatgcattttagttcgcggggatttaatttcgcggtagcgggaaaaaggacatttcgcggtggatttaatttcgcggtaacaccatagactgcagtctcataccataatagaaaaatattcgcggtgaagtggtcaccgcgaaaaccgcgaatattaatccactgcgaacatttctacatttacagtaattcataTCATTGTCGGAAGACGGCGGGTAATACTAATAGAACTGATTAATGTCGGTACAAACATCAGAGAGAGCTGAAGTGAGACATCTTCCATAACTCTTTCATAACTCCCTTTAATGACAAATGTCACTGATTGCACGCAGTCGCAGAGGACACACTTTAAGCCTTTGGTTAAGTGGCTCTaattttgtttgatatgttGAGATTTCGGAGGTGTATATTACACGTAAGGGTTTTGTTGTGATTTCGGAGATTAATATTGCATGTAAGGGTTTCTAATTTCTTACTGTGttgaaaaatcatatttttcccACGCTTGTGGTGTCCCGTAGGCTCCGTAGTTGTTGGAGGTTACATTACAGTtctactgcccccctccccatgcaaaTACCTATGGCAAACACACCTCAAATCGTCTATTTCTTATTCATCAATGAACAACCCCCAACCAGGCGGCATTAACAACAATCACAGGAGGTCTTACCTGTACGTCTATGGTGGTTAGCAGTCTCACGACTTCTGGAATCACGTAAAAATCGCGTAAGTTTGGAGGAAATGAGAAGacgacaacaaacaaaatggcggacgtcagcTCGCAGGGGGTAAAGGTGATAGGTTACGAACCTGATACATCCTTCACAAAGGGTCAACCCGAGATCACCGCTTAACGCTTTACTGAACGAATGAACATCTTTTTATCATACACTGTAGTAATTGAGTACAATGGCAATGGAGTAAGATATATCAGACGATAGTAATAAATTTACACACTATAGCTGTACAAAATAAACCTAACCAACATTACGCCACATACCCCTTCATATCATAGACTGCTTAGGCAATGGGGTAAGATATAACAGACGACGGTTATAAATTTACtgtaaacaaaataaaccttaccaacaagctttcaacaaGTCCTCCGGTCCTCCTCAAGGTGATGTGACCCGACGACTACGTCACTTGACCTGAGCGGAAGTGTGACGGCAGCAATGGCTTCAATGACGGCAGCAATGGCTTTAGTGACATAAAATTCAATATTTATATACctattaggccacgttgatttgattatatggatgacatccgcgctcgcaccaattttcggccatttcaaaaaaaaaaagttttcgaccacacaataaattgtgcaaagcagctgtaaaatgagcacaaatattctgtagattgaaaaaaaagtatcagaaaacagataactaatgccatagaatgccaaaatgaatctaaagtcaaagaataagatgtgaaaggacagaaagaaaaaaaatctattgttggttgggggaggtaccagtacagaaaattcaggtccagaggatcatttccaggtccggacatgaacctggaccttattgtctgtgaaactggcaatactcaaaacaatggtaattggtcaattttgctacgactcccactgcattttaaaatcccatctccatgtaataaaggctaactgtctctgtacctttgactgtagaaatttggtgcaattgactataaactctacttgacttcgctcttgttgtcttcttggcccctggtaagaccccaaatgcctgccgacatagtatgtccattttgtaattggcgaaacctgttcctctgttttttttcaggtctgttttttgcggattggtccaagaagaaaaaaatattttgcagccgtatgatgtactggtccctacccctaactgttggtataccatactatgtgtgtttagtcctacaaacatgtatgttcaaccttcctggccactttgatttcatactgaaggcaacttttttttttggccaaactttttttttattcgctcgctcgcatcagttttggagttcccggaggatgtcatccatataatcaaatcaacatggccttatttaaACTGGAAGGCTCTGTCAAAACTTGGAGACGGGGTCGCGGAcaaatactgtgttctgtgaCCTTAGCTTGAGTTCTGCATCACCTGACCTGTGacggggcatgttcgggcatgacgcacccgccatgacgcACGAGTGACGTCGGCTGCGAGTGACATCACCTCGAGCTTTACGTGAGTGCGGAAATAGCATGGAAATTACTAGTCTATTATCGTTAACATTCATACGGATATCAGATCATTTAAACCGACACCAAATCATCAGTTTTGCCTACAATCATTTTATCGTGAAAGATGTTTACAAAGTTACgacaagttttcaaacattttgataggatatactagtatatggctATAACTATAAGCACTTTAGCAAAACTGAGAATACAGACTACGACTGTTTAAGTAAATCAAGTCAATACTGCTATATGCATACTATACTCAATGCTGATTATTTCAAGCGTGAGGTTATTCAATCGAAAAGACTTGTCTAAAGCAGGTAAATATAACGCTGTTAAAAAGAGTTTAGATTCTATGATGCTTTGATCACCAACATTTATAAAGAACATGTAAAGTCAGTGCAAGAGTACTGAATCTATACGTACAGAACATACATCGGTCCGGTCCGGCACATAAGCTACAATCTTCGCAAGCTCACTGGGACATGTCTGCCTCTCATCTCTCATGTAGAATTCCTTACCACAGAGTAGCCAAGATACAGATTAAGACAACAACTACCCCATGAGATTACATATTCTTACGTTTCAAAGTTGTATGCTCTACACTTGTCACCTGAATGAGCTCTTACATTTCAAAAATATCCTGCTGG
This is a stretch of genomic DNA from Branchiostoma floridae strain S238N-H82 unplaced genomic scaffold, Bfl_VNyyK Sc7u5tJ_1439, whole genome shotgun sequence. It encodes these proteins:
- the LOC118407614 gene encoding zinc finger protein OZF-like, producing MEDSSLERFCGDQCAGDPGKESKPTEHPGKESKSTEHPGKESDSRETQTTDMGLQQETCDVNFPQPDNTSTSQVQESKGDMGSRVVKHTAEKPFMCGECGYRTVQMSDLTKHMIIHTGERPYKCDQCDFSAAQKVHIDRHTAMHTGDNDKPYICAECGYRATHKCTLAYHMRTHTGEKPYKCDQCDFSTSHKSNLDRHIAAKHTGEKPYMCGECGYRTAYRSDLSRHMRTHSGEKPYKCDQCDYSAARRSALEEHKAKHTGEKPFMCGECGYRAARKSHLSQHMRSHTGEKPYRCDHCDYSAADKSALDKHLVKHTGEKPFMCGECGFRTTQKSHLSRHMRTHTGEKPYRCDQCDYSAAEKYTLDQHQRKHTGEKPYICDECGYRAADRSTLSRHMKTHTGERPYLCDQCDYSTAHKQYLIDHQSRHTGEKPYMCGECGFRAAQRSTLYRHMKTHTGEKY